The following proteins come from a genomic window of Puntigrus tetrazona isolate hp1 chromosome 15, ASM1883169v1, whole genome shotgun sequence:
- the LOC122358465 gene encoding P2Y purinoceptor 14-like, which produces MESAVSRILRTSAPLTGFTAALEDVTGTNATLAETNASCGFSKIPSHPVFIFAYSLVFLVSLVLNCVTMRVYFCSSQRVQSSVTVYMKNLAASDFFLCLCLPLRIANYANSSDLTRNIYCSFGASAFYLNMYASILFMDFIAANRYLKIVRPLETHALQTVRTAQHISIGTWLSLLAMSSVYLILFLLTSWGHVHKPEKSGCEALHSPQLSLVYKITHSVSMVLFTFVLVSLIALYWGTLRKIKQAQLSTQSASRSHKFKKSKRNMLVLVAVFCVCFVPYHLVRLPYAFIKPQTKLCTAQAFYVLKELTVLLSVLNACLDPLIYFIFCKAFRSQLGLRRMSDSMRDSDDRIQQRRMSNMLSYIETKITTLRRESVI; this is translated from the exons ATGGAGTCGGCGGTTTCTCGAATTCTTCGGACGTCAGCGCCTCTGACCGGCTTCACCGCTGCCCTGGAGGACGTGACAGGAACGAACGCGACTCTCGCAGAAACCAATGCTTCCTGTGGATTTTCAAAGATCCCCTCTCACCCTGTTTTCATCTTTGCATACTCGCTAGTGTTTCTCGTCAGTCTGGTGCTCAACTGCGTCACGATGCGGGTGTATTTCTGTTCCAGTCAGCGTGTCCAGTCCAGCGTCACGGTCTACATGAAGAACCTGGCCGCATCTGACTTCTTCCTTTGCCTTTGTTTGCCTTTGCGCATTGCTAACTATGCCAACAGTTCAGATTTAACGCGCAATATTTACTGCAGCTTTGGAGCGTCAGCATTTTATCTGAACATGTACGCGAGCATCCTCTTCATGGATTTCATCGCCGCAAACAG GTACCTGAAAATCGTCCGGCCTTTGGAGACTCATGCTCTGCAGACGGTTCGTACCGCTCAACACATTTCTATAGGAACCTGGCTTTCCCTGTTAGCCATGTCATCTGTCTACTTGATCCTCTTTCTCCTGACCTCTTGGGGTCACGTTCACAAGCCTGAGAAAAGCGGCTGCGAGGCCTTACACAGTCCCCAGCTCAGTCTGGTCTACAAAATCACTCACAGCGTGTCTATGGTGCTCTTCACGTTCGTGCTGGTGTCTCTGATTGCTTTGTATTGGGGGACTTTGCGAAAGATCAAACAAGCTCAGTTGTCCACCCAGAGCGCATCCAGAAGCCATAAATTCAAGAAATCGAAACGTAACATGTTGGTGCTCGTGGCGGTTTTTTGCGTGTGCTTTGTGCCTTACCATTTGGTTAGGCTGCCTTACGCGTTCATCAAACCTCAGACGAAACTCTGCACGGCACAGGCCTTCTACGTCCTGAAGGAGCTCACTGTCCTGCTATCGGTGCTCAACGCTTGTCTGGATCCACTTATATACTTTATCTTCTGCAAGGCCTTCAGATCCCAGCTGGGCCTCAGGAGGATGTCGGATTCGATGAGAGACAGCGACGATAGAATCCAGCAAAGACGAATGAGCAACATGTTGAGCTACATTGAAACTAAGATAACCACGTTACGACGAGAAAGTGTCATTTAA